A single genomic interval of Caldalkalibacillus uzonensis harbors:
- a CDS encoding GntR family transcriptional regulator, with translation MKREAKLNKQQYAYEVIRSRILDGTYGPGQRIVIDQIAKEVGSSSIPVREAIRQLEADGLIEYKPNSGAVVSTINEQEYLDTLSVLAVMEGYATRISAERIGDHILNELEELNEQMQKALEEFDFEQFGRLNRAFHEVIYQQCPNQFLLDTIRRAWQRLDSVRRSGFTLVPHRAKHSIEEHAQLISLIRTKAPLEQIEAYAREHKLNTVRAFVNRKPNPSFSYLSSI, from the coding sequence ATGAAACGGGAAGCTAAACTCAACAAGCAACAATATGCCTATGAAGTGATTCGCTCCAGAATACTTGATGGCACCTATGGACCAGGGCAACGTATCGTGATTGATCAAATTGCTAAGGAGGTTGGATCTAGTTCGATTCCTGTCCGGGAAGCGATCAGGCAATTGGAAGCGGATGGTCTGATCGAATACAAACCCAATTCAGGGGCTGTTGTGAGTACCATAAACGAACAGGAATACTTGGATACATTGTCCGTGCTGGCAGTGATGGAAGGCTATGCAACGAGAATCAGTGCTGAACGCATCGGTGATCACATCTTAAATGAACTGGAAGAGCTCAACGAGCAGATGCAAAAAGCCCTTGAGGAGTTTGACTTTGAACAATTCGGACGGTTGAACAGGGCCTTCCATGAAGTGATCTATCAGCAGTGTCCCAATCAGTTTTTGCTGGACACAATTAGGCGCGCCTGGCAGCGCTTGGACAGTGTGCGCCGGTCTGGATTTACCCTGGTTCCTCATCGTGCCAAACACTCCATTGAGGAACATGCCCAGCTCATAAGCCTGATCAGGACCAAAGCACCTTTGGAACAGATTGAGGCTTATGCCAGAGAACATAAACTGAATACAGTCAGGGCTTTTGTCAACCGCAAACCAAACCCCTCATTTTCTTATTTGTCTTCTATTTAG
- the hpaI gene encoding 2,4-dihydroxyhept-2-ene-1,7-dioic acid aldolase — protein sequence MMAKNFEETVQRLRGSIAPIVTPFDEQGNIDEQALVDLIEWHIASGSHGISVTGTTGEPSSLTLQERERVMEIAIQTVRGRVPVVPGTGSTNHDETMHLTKLAQEMGADAAMVIVPYYNKPSQHALYKHFKTVADAVDIPIIIYNIPGRTAVNMEVKTLARLNEDCKNIVGVKESNKDFEHVNRVLLYCGRDFRLFSGIELLCYPMLAIGGSGSVCATANVTPDKVAEMHNAWFEGDVERAQQLHYELMPLNDVLFKDTNPAPLKAALGMMGKITPKLRLPMDLPSEELQQEIRSVLETYVTLPEQVNK from the coding sequence ATGATGGCCAAAAATTTTGAAGAAACGGTTCAACGTTTGCGGGGGTCGATTGCCCCGATCGTGACCCCGTTTGACGAACAGGGGAATATTGATGAACAGGCTTTGGTCGATTTAATTGAGTGGCATATTGCCAGCGGCAGTCATGGGATTTCTGTGACAGGAACCACTGGGGAGCCCAGCTCGCTAACTCTGCAGGAGCGGGAACGGGTCATGGAGATTGCCATTCAAACAGTGCGGGGACGGGTACCGGTTGTGCCGGGAACAGGCTCTACCAACCACGATGAGACAATGCACCTCACTAAACTAGCCCAGGAAATGGGTGCCGATGCAGCGATGGTCATTGTTCCTTATTACAATAAACCCTCTCAGCATGCATTATATAAGCATTTTAAAACGGTGGCAGATGCCGTTGACATTCCGATTATTATTTACAACATCCCCGGAAGGACAGCGGTTAACATGGAAGTGAAGACGCTGGCCCGCTTGAACGAAGATTGCAAGAACATTGTTGGGGTTAAAGAATCTAACAAGGACTTTGAGCATGTCAACCGAGTCTTGCTGTACTGCGGCCGGGATTTCCGTCTTTTCTCAGGCATTGAACTGCTGTGCTACCCGATGCTGGCCATTGGTGGATCGGGTTCTGTGTGTGCCACTGCAAACGTGACCCCGGATAAAGTAGCTGAAATGCACAATGCCTGGTTTGAAGGGGATGTGGAAAGAGCACAGCAACTTCATTATGAACTGATGCCATTAAACGATGTATTGTTTAAAGATACTAATCCAGCTCCTTTAAAGGCGGCCTTGGGTATGATGGGTAAAATTACCCCTAAACTGAGGTTGCCCATGGACCTGCCTTCTGAAGAGCTGCAGCAAGAGATCCGCTCTGTACTTGAAACTTATGTCACACTGCCTGAACAAGTGAACAAATAG
- a CDS encoding fumarylacetoacetate hydrolase family protein has protein sequence MKHVRFIAEGRLQRGTYDAGVITTPAGKQYQEVAIDVWLPPVEPNKIIGLALNYADHAVELGLEKPAEPVLFIKPNSSVVGHKAPVYYPDGATYMHYENELAVVIGREGRFIRRENAFDYVRGYTIANDVTVRDFVNNFYRPPVRAKGHDTFGPIGPVLVDKEDIPDITNIELRTYVNNELRQQGNTKDLMYTIPELIEFISSFMTLEPGDMILTGTPKGISHVYPGDVMRLEIDGIGALENPILDGRTEK, from the coding sequence ATGAAACATGTCCGCTTTATTGCCGAAGGTCGTCTTCAGAGAGGGACGTATGATGCCGGGGTAATCACGACTCCCGCCGGAAAACAGTATCAAGAAGTAGCTATTGATGTTTGGTTGCCTCCTGTGGAGCCTAATAAAATCATTGGTTTAGCTTTAAATTATGCCGATCATGCCGTAGAGTTGGGACTGGAAAAGCCTGCTGAGCCAGTGCTGTTTATTAAGCCCAACAGTTCCGTTGTAGGTCATAAAGCGCCTGTTTATTACCCTGACGGGGCTACGTATATGCATTACGAGAATGAATTGGCTGTGGTCATTGGCCGGGAAGGCCGCTTCATTAGACGTGAGAATGCGTTCGACTATGTACGCGGATACACTATTGCCAATGATGTAACCGTTAGAGATTTCGTGAATAACTTTTACCGTCCGCCTGTCCGGGCCAAAGGACACGACACATTTGGGCCCATTGGACCTGTGCTTGTTGACAAGGAGGATATTCCGGACATCACTAACATTGAACTGAGAACCTATGTCAACAATGAGCTAAGGCAACAGGGTAACACCAAGGACTTGATGTATACCATTCCCGAACTGATTGAATTTATCAGCTCCTTTATGACCTTGGAACCGGGGGACATGATTCTCACCGGAACCCCAAAAGGGATCTCCCATGTGTATCCCGGTGATGTCATGCGTTTGGAGATCGACGGCATCGGTGCCTTGGAAAATCCCATACTGGATGGACGGACTGAAAAATAG
- the hpaE gene encoding 5-carboxymethyl-2-hydroxymuconate semialdehyde dehydrogenase yields MSSFAHPEHVQHYINGQFVESASGKRFENVNPFTNKVINTVAEGDKEEIDRAVKAAREAFDHGPWRTMSVNERLSYLYKIADLIDQAADEIAYLESLDTGLPIKQTQKQAARAAENFRFYAEMVKSRLHGEAYQKDNDFINYTIYKPVGVAGLITPWNAPFMLETWKVAPALATGNTCILKPAEWSPLTAHKLAEIVNEAGLPSGVFNVVHGFGETAGASLVAHPDVQLISFTGETVTGSEIIKNGADTLKRYSMELGGKSPIIVFEDADFERAVDACIFGIFSFNGERCTANSRLFVQSSIKEQFIDALLERLPHIVVGDPMDSNTEVGPLIHRVHQQRVLEYLKIAESEGAEVVSGHVPIAYRDGNFVPPTVLLNVTNEMRVAQEEIFGPVLAVMLFDTEEEAIRLANDVKYGLASYIWTNDIKRAHRVAQSIEAGMTWINSQNVRDLRIPFGGAKYSGIGREGGHYAFEFYTETQVIHVAIGDTPIPKFGKLKV; encoded by the coding sequence ATGAGTTCCTTTGCACACCCTGAACATGTACAACACTATATCAATGGGCAATTTGTAGAGAGTGCTTCTGGCAAACGCTTTGAAAACGTTAATCCCTTTACCAATAAGGTGATCAATACGGTGGCAGAGGGAGATAAAGAAGAGATTGACCGGGCTGTGAAGGCAGCCCGGGAGGCCTTTGATCATGGTCCTTGGCGGACGATGAGTGTCAATGAACGACTGAGCTATTTATATAAAATCGCCGATTTAATTGATCAGGCAGCAGACGAGATTGCTTATCTGGAATCCTTGGATACAGGACTGCCTATTAAACAGACACAAAAGCAAGCGGCTCGGGCTGCTGAAAATTTTAGGTTTTACGCCGAAATGGTTAAGAGTCGTTTGCACGGCGAGGCTTATCAAAAAGACAATGATTTTATCAATTATACAATCTATAAACCCGTTGGTGTGGCCGGACTGATAACACCCTGGAATGCTCCGTTTATGCTGGAAACGTGGAAAGTGGCACCGGCGCTGGCCACCGGGAACACCTGCATCTTGAAACCAGCAGAATGGTCACCCCTAACAGCCCATAAGTTAGCCGAAATCGTGAATGAAGCGGGTCTCCCCTCTGGGGTGTTTAATGTGGTGCATGGTTTTGGGGAAACAGCAGGAGCTTCTCTCGTGGCTCACCCTGACGTGCAGCTAATCTCTTTCACCGGAGAGACCGTGACCGGATCTGAAATCATTAAAAATGGCGCTGACACGTTGAAGCGTTATTCCATGGAGCTGGGCGGCAAGTCTCCAATTATCGTTTTTGAGGATGCCGATTTTGAACGGGCAGTCGATGCGTGTATCTTTGGTATTTTCTCCTTCAATGGTGAAAGATGTACAGCCAACTCCCGTTTGTTTGTGCAATCATCCATCAAAGAACAGTTTATAGACGCCTTGTTGGAGCGTTTGCCGCACATCGTGGTTGGGGACCCGATGGATTCCAACACTGAGGTCGGTCCACTCATCCACCGCGTGCACCAGCAAAGAGTGCTGGAGTATCTCAAGATTGCCGAGTCTGAAGGGGCAGAAGTGGTCAGCGGCCATGTTCCTATAGCATATCGGGACGGAAATTTCGTTCCTCCCACTGTGTTACTAAATGTGACCAATGAGATGCGTGTAGCTCAGGAAGAAATCTTTGGTCCGGTGCTGGCCGTCATGTTATTTGACACTGAAGAGGAAGCGATCCGACTGGCTAATGATGTTAAGTATGGATTGGCCAGCTATATCTGGACCAACGACATCAAGCGTGCCCATCGGGTGGCTCAATCCATTGAAGCAGGAATGACATGGATTAATTCCCAAAATGTGCGTGACTTGCGTATTCCCTTTGGTGGAGCCAAGTACAGCGGTATTGGCCGTGAAGGCGGACATTATGCCTTTGAATTCTATACGGAAACCCAAGTGATTCATGTGGCCATCGGAGATACACCAATTCCCAAATTCGGGAAGCTAAAGGTATAA
- the hpaB gene encoding 4-hydroxyphenylacetate 3-monooxygenase, oxygenase component, with amino-acid sequence MPARTGKDYIEGLKKAKNNVWIHGEKVEDVTEHPAFKNVVNSLAGLYDMQYEKPEKMLYTSPTTGDKVGLSFIQPKTKEDLIRRREMIMEWARYTGGMMGRSPDYLNTSIMAFGSAESFFAQADPMYGKNVRNYYEFVRENDISLTHTLIHPQVNRSKIQAEQKDPYLSARIVEKNADGIVIRGCRLLATLGGITDEIVVFPSTINKMQSEDDPYAIAFAIPNNTPGLKFLCRESFDYGRSQWEHPLGARFDESDAIVVFDDVLVPWERVFICENSNICNRAYRETNAVVHMAHQVVAKNVAKTEFTLGVILSIIDAIGIERFQHVKEKAYEVMSILETMRSHLYRAEENAQQDQYGNMTPDFMPLDTARNWYPRMYPRIVEIIRTLGASGLMAIPTKADFSNEEIGELVHRYTQGANIDGYERVQLFRLAWDICISAFGNRQVLYEYYFFGDPVRMSNAFYDHYHKEPYKEMVNEFLKRAKSSAPRYV; translated from the coding sequence ATGCCAGCCAGAACAGGAAAAGATTATATCGAGGGACTGAAAAAAGCGAAGAATAACGTCTGGATTCACGGGGAAAAAGTGGAAGATGTGACCGAACATCCGGCTTTTAAAAACGTGGTGAACAGTCTGGCCGGGCTCTATGATATGCAATATGAAAAGCCTGAGAAAATGCTGTACACCTCCCCCACCACCGGAGACAAGGTTGGACTGTCATTTATCCAGCCCAAGACCAAGGAGGACCTGATCCGGAGAAGAGAGATGATCATGGAATGGGCCCGGTATACGGGGGGCATGATGGGGCGTTCACCGGACTACTTAAACACAAGTATCATGGCTTTTGGTTCGGCAGAATCTTTCTTTGCCCAGGCTGATCCCATGTATGGCAAGAATGTCAGAAACTATTATGAATTCGTGCGGGAAAATGATATCAGTTTAACCCACACCTTGATTCACCCGCAGGTTAACCGTTCCAAAATTCAAGCGGAACAAAAGGATCCATACTTATCAGCCCGTATCGTAGAAAAGAATGCAGATGGCATTGTCATTCGAGGCTGCCGTTTGTTAGCCACATTGGGCGGAATCACGGATGAAATTGTGGTTTTTCCATCCACAATCAATAAAATGCAGTCGGAAGACGATCCGTATGCTATTGCATTTGCCATCCCCAACAATACACCAGGATTAAAATTCCTGTGCCGGGAGTCGTTCGACTATGGCCGCAGTCAGTGGGAGCATCCTCTTGGTGCTCGTTTCGATGAAAGCGATGCCATTGTCGTTTTTGATGATGTGTTAGTGCCTTGGGAGCGGGTCTTCATTTGTGAAAATAGTAATATTTGCAACAGGGCTTACCGGGAAACCAATGCCGTTGTTCATATGGCTCACCAAGTTGTGGCCAAAAATGTGGCCAAAACTGAATTTACTTTAGGTGTGATTCTGAGCATTATTGATGCGATCGGTATTGAGCGTTTCCAGCACGTTAAGGAAAAAGCGTATGAAGTGATGAGCATTTTGGAAACGATGCGTTCCCATTTGTACCGGGCAGAGGAAAATGCTCAACAGGATCAGTATGGCAATATGACCCCGGACTTCATGCCTCTAGATACAGCCCGTAACTGGTATCCGCGCATGTACCCGCGTATTGTGGAAATTATTCGTACCTTGGGGGCATCTGGATTAATGGCCATTCCAACTAAGGCTGATTTTAGTAACGAAGAAATCGGTGAGTTGGTTCACCGCTATACTCAAGGGGCCAATATTGATGGTTATGAGCGTGTGCAACTGTTCCGCCTTGCCTGGGATATATGCATTAGTGCTTTTGGTAACCGCCAGGTTTTGTATGAATACTACTTCTTCGGTGATCCGGTGCGCATGTCCAATGCTTTCTACGATCATTACCATAAAGAGCCTTACAAGGAAATGGTTAACGAGTTTTTGAAACGCGCTAAATCGTCTGCTCCCAGATATGTCTGA
- the hpaD gene encoding 3,4-dihydroxyphenylacetate 2,3-dioxygenase, with the protein MSFNIVRVARVMMNVTDLDKARDFYVNALGMVETESDDSHLYLRGLEEHVHHSLVLKKAEQPGVHALGYKVYNEGDLEALAALFEEKGFPIKWIEGGSQRAMGKILRVHDISGIPLEFFYKMETVDRYLQRYDLYRGARIQRIDHVNCFVPDVQKAYDFYINELGFKCSEYTATDDDQIWAAWLHRKPNVHDQAFMNGPGPRLHHIGLWVSDPMSIIHGCDVLASMGYTQAIERGPGRHGLSNAFFLYLRDPDGNRIEIYTGDYLTSDPDFKPIRWSLNDPRRQTFWGHQAPDSWFNEATPFLNIQTGEPVRLSEAVLEKHKPDMLV; encoded by the coding sequence TTGAGTTTCAATATCGTTCGTGTGGCCCGTGTGATGATGAATGTGACGGACCTGGACAAAGCCCGCGATTTTTATGTCAACGCACTAGGGATGGTTGAAACAGAGTCCGATGATTCCCACCTGTATTTACGGGGATTGGAAGAGCATGTACACCACAGTCTTGTGTTAAAAAAGGCTGAACAGCCAGGTGTCCACGCCCTAGGTTACAAAGTGTACAACGAAGGAGATTTGGAAGCTTTGGCTGCTTTATTTGAAGAGAAGGGATTCCCTATAAAATGGATAGAGGGTGGAAGCCAGAGAGCTATGGGCAAAATCCTGCGCGTTCACGATATTTCAGGCATTCCCTTGGAATTTTTCTATAAGATGGAAACAGTGGATCGGTACCTGCAGCGTTATGATCTTTACCGTGGCGCAAGGATCCAACGCATTGACCATGTGAATTGTTTTGTCCCTGATGTACAAAAAGCATACGACTTTTATATCAACGAACTGGGCTTTAAATGTTCGGAATATACAGCCACAGATGATGATCAGATCTGGGCTGCCTGGCTGCACCGTAAGCCCAACGTGCATGACCAGGCGTTTATGAACGGACCTGGTCCGCGCTTGCATCATATTGGATTATGGGTAAGTGATCCCATGAGCATTATTCATGGTTGTGATGTTTTGGCTTCAATGGGCTATACACAAGCCATTGAGCGAGGGCCGGGACGCCATGGATTATCCAACGCATTTTTCCTCTATCTCCGTGATCCGGATGGCAATCGAATCGAAATTTATACAGGTGATTACCTCACCAGTGACCCGGATTTCAAACCGATTCGCTGGAGTTTAAACGATCCTCGTCGGCAGACATTCTGGGGACATCAGGCACCGGACAGCTGGTTTAATGAGGCCACCCCATTCTTGAACATCCAAACGGGTGAACCCGTTCGTCTGTCAGAGGCTGTTTTGGAAAAACATAAACCAGATATGTTGGTTTAA
- a CDS encoding pyridoxamine 5'-phosphate oxidase family protein yields MPAVLEGLSPELMAHLDGEKLVLLSTIEKETASPNVTAISWVKTKDDKHIRFAVTRDSRIIHNIKNNPQVVLCVIALESVYSIAGTCSILTEEMNGVPLKLVKFEVHVDKVFESMFWGAKIIQEPLFEKTYNPKKAKELDEKVYQALMS; encoded by the coding sequence ATGCCAGCCGTATTGGAAGGATTGTCTCCTGAATTGATGGCCCATTTGGACGGGGAAAAACTGGTTCTGTTGTCTACAATTGAGAAGGAAACGGCATCTCCTAATGTGACGGCCATATCCTGGGTCAAAACAAAGGATGACAAACATATCCGATTTGCTGTCACCCGTGATTCGCGGATCATACACAATATTAAAAACAATCCCCAAGTGGTATTGTGTGTGATCGCCTTGGAAAGCGTGTACTCAATTGCTGGGACCTGTTCCATCTTAACTGAGGAGATGAATGGCGTGCCCTTGAAATTAGTAAAGTTTGAAGTACATGTAGATAAAGTTTTTGAAAGTATGTTCTGGGGAGCAAAGATCATACAGGAGCCCTTATTTGAGAAAACATACAACCCTAAAAAGGCCAAAGAACTGGATGAGAAAGTGTATCAGGCTTTAATGAGCTAG
- a CDS encoding TRAP transporter substrate-binding protein yields the protein MNTRLRRRLGLWLFMALILLMTACQTEQAGSSEGGKTEAATGEQITLKFSHFWPPQHFVQTGVFEPFVEKMSNLSGGRVSVDIYPASALGEPGAQYDMAMTGVADIAVSVHSYTPGQFPLVSVMELPFISDSGEKGSEILWKLYEEFPELQDEHAQTKPLWLFTSSPGQLLTVGKPVQSIDDLRGMRIRSPSPIMNKVIELAGATPVSMPMSDVYDAMQRGVVDGTFAPMPELLAFNLMDVTDYVTIGNFYMTTFFAVMNEQVWEGLTEEEQQKLEELGLSMARKGGQAFDDAAREAREALADSDVEVYELSEGEIAEWMSQLESVIEGWIEEMNSKSLPGHEIYDRAVRLNSELN from the coding sequence ATGAACACGAGATTAAGGAGAAGGTTGGGCTTATGGCTTTTTATGGCACTCATCCTGCTCATGACCGCTTGTCAGACAGAGCAAGCAGGGTCATCAGAGGGTGGAAAAACAGAGGCAGCTACAGGTGAACAGATCACACTCAAGTTCTCTCACTTCTGGCCTCCCCAACATTTTGTTCAAACCGGGGTTTTTGAACCCTTTGTTGAAAAGATGAGCAATCTTTCTGGAGGACGTGTTTCCGTAGATATTTATCCTGCCAGTGCCCTCGGTGAACCGGGAGCCCAGTATGATATGGCAATGACAGGTGTTGCAGACATTGCAGTCAGTGTACACAGCTATACGCCGGGGCAATTTCCACTGGTGTCAGTCATGGAACTTCCTTTTATCAGTGACTCAGGGGAGAAGGGTTCTGAAATTTTGTGGAAATTATATGAAGAATTCCCCGAATTGCAGGATGAGCATGCTCAAACAAAGCCTTTGTGGTTATTTACCTCTTCCCCTGGCCAACTCCTGACAGTGGGCAAGCCAGTACAATCTATTGATGATTTGCGTGGTATGCGCATTCGTTCGCCATCCCCTATTATGAACAAGGTGATTGAGTTAGCTGGAGCTACACCAGTGTCTATGCCGATGAGTGATGTATATGATGCCATGCAAAGGGGTGTCGTGGATGGCACCTTTGCACCCATGCCTGAGTTATTGGCCTTTAATCTGATGGATGTGACCGACTATGTTACGATAGGCAATTTCTACATGACAACCTTTTTTGCTGTAATGAATGAGCAAGTTTGGGAAGGTTTAACAGAGGAAGAACAGCAAAAACTTGAAGAGCTCGGGCTGTCCATGGCTCGGAAAGGTGGGCAAGCATTTGATGATGCGGCCAGAGAGGCCAGAGAAGCACTAGCAGATTCTGATGTTGAAGTTTATGAATTGTCTGAAGGAGAAATTGCTGAGTGGATGAGTCAATTAGAGTCAGTAATCGAAGGCTGGATCGAGGAGATGAATAGCAAAAGCTTACCTGGCCACGAGATTTATGACAGAGCGGTACGGTTAAACTCAGAATTGAACTAG
- a CDS encoding TRAP transporter small permease, with protein sequence MKLLRRTNDVLQGMSRLLHTCSMFILLFMMFLVCTDVLGRFFLNRPIRGTFELAEIGLGLLIFFSLSYTHLCREHISIDFIVKKFPKRIQLVIDVVVGLIIFILQLLIAWKMIQYGSRVMASNQVTADLGLPLYPFVYLAAVGTLLFALVALFRSSVKDEGGTRNES encoded by the coding sequence ATGAAATTGTTGCGACGGACCAATGACGTCTTGCAAGGTATGAGTCGTCTCCTTCATACTTGCTCAATGTTTATATTGCTGTTTATGATGTTTCTAGTGTGTACTGATGTGCTGGGCCGATTTTTCTTAAATCGGCCCATCAGGGGCACCTTTGAATTAGCGGAGATCGGGCTTGGACTGTTAATATTTTTTTCTCTCAGTTACACACATCTGTGTCGTGAACATATTTCGATTGATTTTATCGTTAAAAAATTCCCTAAAAGAATTCAATTAGTGATCGACGTTGTCGTTGGGCTAATCATTTTTATCTTGCAGCTGCTCATCGCTTGGAAGATGATACAATACGGGTCAAGGGTAATGGCTTCTAATCAAGTGACAGCCGATTTGGGTTTACCACTGTACCCGTTTGTCTATTTGGCCGCAGTGGGCACCTTGTTATTTGCACTTGTAGCCTTATTTAGGTCGAGTGTAAAAGATGAAGGGGGCACAAGAAATGAGTCCTGA
- a CDS encoding bactofilin family protein: MLGKNAQEEKVNTLIGKGTRLEGKIVSSSSLRLDGELVGEIQTEGNITLGKEGNVHGNLYAKNITIEGRIEGNLCAKKHIYLSSSAQVLGDITAESLEMEKGATFNGKSTMGKEEVTDMMKKTESS; this comes from the coding sequence ATGCTAGGCAAGAATGCACAGGAAGAAAAAGTGAATACGCTAATTGGAAAAGGCACCCGGTTGGAAGGAAAAATTGTTTCTTCTTCTTCTTTGCGTTTAGATGGTGAACTGGTAGGTGAAATCCAAACAGAGGGCAATATCACCCTAGGTAAAGAAGGAAACGTACACGGCAACCTGTATGCCAAGAACATAACCATTGAGGGCCGAATTGAAGGCAACCTGTGTGCTAAAAAACATATCTATCTTTCTTCTAGCGCTCAAGTGCTTGGAGATATTACAGCAGAGTCACTAGAGATGGAAAAAGGGGCAACATTCAACGGGAAAAGTACGATGGGAAAAGAAGAGGTCACAGATATGATGAAAAAGACTGAATCCAGTTAG
- a CDS encoding M23 family metallopeptidase, whose translation MKRRKVKQRPKHVTIHIVPDGKGTTHAFRLRLYTTLWLLIGALFVFATALSTSLYLWDKQQKTETTLKKFQHYAVENEQLKDYLNQVYDDLTVFNQQIETLSHTLADITGMEETIKALDDELQNILPPAKSETASIHDTVQQTLITADNQLSFQPKPEEKSQVNIASLNSELEENKLYHPDSISVIIERLKLHTEYLKNIADEHESNLSVLKDDLHQELDKARYIPSIMPTNGRITSPFGWRNDPFTGQRRMHNGIDFANKLGTPIYATADGTVTFAGRNGGYGKQVRINHGNGYMTSYSHLHSIKVSQKEQVKKGDIIGEMGSTGRSTGVHLHYEIHLNGQPINPFPYIKGGE comes from the coding sequence ATGAAGCGGAGAAAAGTGAAACAGCGGCCAAAACATGTCACCATCCACATTGTCCCTGATGGCAAAGGAACAACTCACGCTTTTCGTTTACGCTTGTATACTACACTCTGGTTATTAATTGGAGCTCTTTTTGTCTTTGCCACTGCCTTATCAACCAGCTTATACTTGTGGGACAAGCAGCAAAAAACAGAAACCACACTAAAAAAATTTCAGCACTACGCCGTTGAAAATGAACAGTTAAAAGACTACTTAAACCAGGTGTATGATGATTTAACTGTGTTTAACCAGCAAATAGAGACTCTCAGTCATACTTTGGCAGATATTACCGGTATGGAAGAAACAATCAAAGCACTTGATGACGAATTGCAAAATATACTTCCACCTGCCAAATCAGAAACAGCCTCTATACACGATACCGTTCAACAGACGCTTATTACAGCAGATAACCAGTTGTCGTTCCAGCCTAAACCGGAGGAGAAGTCGCAAGTCAATATTGCCAGTCTGAATTCGGAACTTGAAGAGAATAAATTGTACCATCCGGACTCAATATCAGTCATTATTGAACGGTTGAAATTACATACTGAATATTTAAAAAACATAGCTGATGAACATGAATCCAATCTTTCCGTACTGAAAGATGACTTACACCAAGAGCTGGACAAAGCACGTTATATCCCCTCCATCATGCCGACTAACGGACGTATCACATCACCATTCGGTTGGCGGAATGACCCTTTTACAGGACAAAGAAGAATGCATAATGGGATTGATTTTGCCAACAAGCTAGGAACTCCCATCTATGCCACAGCAGACGGTACTGTCACTTTTGCCGGGAGAAACGGCGGTTACGGGAAACAAGTACGCATCAACCACGGCAATGGCTACATGACCAGCTACTCCCATCTACATAGCATAAAGGTCAGCCAAAAGGAGCAGGTGAAAAAGGGAGATATCATTGGGGAAATGGGCAGCACAGGTCGCAGTACTGGCGTTCATCTTCACTATGAAATACACCTGAATGGTCAACCGATTAACCCTTTCCCTTATATCAAAGGAGGAGAGTAA
- a CDS encoding winged helix-turn-helix transcriptional regulator, translated as MKNSSLCPKFEKAMQLLGKRWTGLILYQLLSGPQRFSEIESALPISGRLLSERLKDLEQEGLVNRRVYPDVPVRVEYSLTDKGKALEPVIKEIQLWADQWIEIDNKG; from the coding sequence ATGAAAAACTCCTCTCTCTGTCCCAAATTTGAAAAAGCCATGCAGTTGCTTGGCAAGCGTTGGACAGGCTTAATACTCTACCAGCTCCTTTCAGGTCCACAACGTTTTTCAGAAATTGAATCGGCTCTTCCAATTAGTGGGAGGCTTCTTTCTGAACGACTTAAAGATTTAGAACAGGAAGGTTTAGTCAACCGCCGGGTTTATCCTGACGTCCCTGTACGCGTAGAGTATTCATTAACTGATAAAGGGAAAGCGTTAGAACCTGTTATAAAGGAAATACAGTTGTGGGCGGACCAATGGATAGAGATTGACAATAAGGGTTAG